The genomic stretch gcttctcataaaacggcttcgACTTCGGCTTCtttggtggagtggcttttttagtaaagttgaagccgttttgcaaaacgtttggtacaACGGTTTCTCAATGgtaatatatgtaattttatgatcacttaatgctcggagagagaggagaagccggtgaagccacttttttcggcttctcctctctagtgtaagccgttttgagGCTTCTCCCCGGTTTTgatggtgaagccgttttgaaattgaccctttggtagaGCTTCACCAAAAactggtggagaagcactttgagaagtcCTACCAAACGGGGTCTACGTCGTTCTGAATGCAGTAGTAAAAAACCCATAAACCACCGTTTGCCACATGGCATTCTTTATTTTATTCATGTCGCAGGAGAGATGCCGACGAATtacaaaatatttgtagaaaactGAACCTGGGCACGGGGGATTTCATTATCTCCAATGCCGCACTACGATTCCTGATTATTACTCCATTGACGGTTCTTCCGTAGTGCTGGGAGGGCCTCCATTCTTGATGCCGCTTGTGCCCTCATCTTgtccatcgtcgtcgtcgtcgtcgtcatgctGCAAGGTGTAGCCTGAAATGACAGAGCGTCGAGGAACGAGGGGTCAGGTTCCTCTCCATCTACCAGGCAGAGCGTCTTGTATCGAAGATATGCGCTGAAGTCTTCGAGCGTCTTGACGTTTGGAGGAATTGGCGGATCGTCGCTGCAAAAAATGCTCAAGGACGACATCCTTGAACTGCTTGATGTCTATAGCACCTTTCACGCCAGGGGCCGACATGCAGCTCGTTCGCTTGGCTGCTGCGTTCGGCTTCTGGCTGCTGCGGCAGAGAGCTGCtgcgtgctgcagctgctgcggcagagagccgagcagcagcagccagctgcaAAGCAGCCAGCCGAGGCCATGGTCCATGACAACACTGCCGGATATGTGCCTGTGGCTGAAAAAACAATTGAGATGCTGCTGAACGTTACATAGCCGGGAAGAAAAATGGAGTACTGCCGGACGTAAATGTGAGCGCGTGTTAGCGGCCAAAACAATCGCTTTTTCAAAAGAGGCCATAATTTTATATTTTTGCAATTGACACGTATTAAAATTACCTCATAATTCCTTGATAGGCCATGCGTATATGCAGCACTAAAAAAATACCAAGAGAACAGTCCGAGGTTATGCAGCATTGATGGGCATACCAATGGCACGATTCCCGATCACTGTGAACAGTAATTCAATGTAATCGGACTTTGGTTTTAACGAATAGTAGATGGAATTACGGCTTAATGTGAACACTGATCTAGGTGCCGCCGATGAGATGTAAGAACTCGAGGAGCTCGCTGACGACGATGGCAGCGAGTTGGTGACGCTACATAAACAAAGGACTGCGCGCGAGTGAGATGACTACAGGTGTGGCTTCGTATCGCGTGAACTGTATTTTGGCTCCAGCTTGAACTTCCCGTTTCGCTATTTTTAATTCCCCAGTGGATATATCAGGTTTATCTTCTTGGCTCTGCTGCATCAGCGGGTACGGTGATCAACAGGTGGCCATGGGATTCAAGAAGCAGAGTGCTTAACTATGATACCAAGACAATGGCATGTTTCTTGTTTgacctttttttttgggggttgAGAATTCAATGTCAATGCTAATAAGCTTCGATAGCACGCATTTTCAAACTTCTTTTAAATTGTCAATCAAGCAGCTAAATTTTTTTGTCATCCGAGTTACCGGTGGGCTGCCGATGCGGCTGCCTGCACTGCTCGTGGGCCGAATGCTACTCGCCTTTTCTCTTTGTTTGAGCGATAGTTTTAGCCCATTTGTGTGGCAGATTCGGCCCATTTAAAAGCGTGTCTGCTTACTTGCTTTGGGACTTCTAACTTGCTTCGGCCGAGGTTGTATCTTGGTGTTTtcattttccctttcttttctgtATTTTTCGTTCTAATCTTAATATTTGCAATCACTGTTTTACgttccatttttattttttattatttaaatATCACATATTAAGTTTTTCCCCTCCTTTCAATTTCACACACGTAAGCacatttatctaaaaaatcaagTTATTTTTTAGGCAGGAAGAAAAGTGCCTTTTTTTTGGCGAAGAGGAAGAAACGTGCCTAATTTGTGTAAAATTAGAATTCGTTTTTTAATTTTTGTGTGGTGGTGTTCCCATGGCCTTTCTGGTTGTAAAGATGACTAAATGTGTCTTAGGTAGGCCAAAATGTGTCTAAATATTTTGTAGATGTGCCTAATaaaccttctttttttttgcaaatgtgTTGTGAAGCACACTATCAGTTTCTTAGGTAGGCCAAAATGTGTCTAAATTTAGTGGAACAAAATTTACTGAATTTTCCATTTCTACACATACAGCGTACCAGGCCAGATAACgctcttatttttttaaaaaaaggtcaATTTCTTAGATGTGTCTAAAATTTGTAAAAGTTAGATtgaatttattttcttaattcCACATACGAAATAACATTTATTTCATAAAATCAAGTTCGTTTTTAATAAGATAGGAAAAGATGTGCTTAAATTTTGCGTACCCAAAAAGATGCTGAACTTTCTTACAAATAATCACCCAAATTTTCCGGATGCACAAAATGGCATGTATCACGCGTGCTTTATCCGTTGGTagttgaaattaaaaaaaaaactcaagtgAGAGCACGGAGAAAAATAGCCAAATgtcacacatatatatatatatatatatatatatatatatatatatatatatataataataaacTTGATTTATTGAAGTCGAgaaaaacaaattcacttgccTTTTTTCTGGTTGTAAAGATGACAAGGATTTTACATTTCATTTAAGCAAGCGAAACAATAGCCCAATGTGTAAATACGAATCTCAGCTCAACACAGCTTGCATCGTAGCACGCACGTTGCTTAGCTTGGGTCGGTGATGCAATGCAATCGGACTTGGAGAGTCTTCGAGGTGAAGTATATAGCGCGGTTGAAACGATAAAAAACGACCGTCGTGATCCAACTGAATTCGGCATCCGCGTGAGCCTACAAAAGGCAGAGCACTCccgggcaaaaaaaaaaacaaaaaaaaacggGGGCACAAGCCAGGAGGGtgcgcgcacgcacgcacgaaCAGCGAGCGTCTACTCTCGCGGAGGGCACCTGCCGACCTGCGCGACGACTCGGAGCACGACGAAACGGGCCCTGGTTGCATGGCATCGGCCACGCAATGCACGAGCTAGGAGATGGCTACAATCCTAGCTGAGCGATGTGCCGCGCTTTCACCACTGGTGTAGGACCAAGCTGCTTGATACGTCGGTTTCTATGATCAATCAAATTTACCAatcctttataaaaaaaacaatggaAGAGAGGATGTGGTCGCGGATAAGTTTTTGTGCTTCTTTTTCAATTGCCTCGTAAAACCGATCTAATAATTATAATCAGGAGACAGGGACAGACAAAGATGGATCTAAGACTTAAATAAGGgggctcattttctttttcttttggggtAGAGGGGCTCCAGCTCTCCCAGCCCCCCAACACTGGATCATATGCACATTTAAGAACGGATGTATAATaaattgttattttttttgctGAAATTTCTTCTACATTTAACCTTTAAGATCATATGGCTCAAGTCTGCAACTGTGCTCCTTAACCTTTGTTCAATTCGCACATAtgcatccttttccttttatgGAGAGGACACTCACGCCGTTGGGGGAGAAAGGGGTCAGAGGGGGGCCTTGAGCCCCTGGTTTACCAGAAAAAGGAAACTATTATGATCTTAATTGTGATATTAGTTAATGTTCTTGGCATGGTAAACTTTGTTACACATCTCACTTGCCATACGCACATATACTTGTCCGGGTTTATCGTACATTCATGTGGTCAATGTAGCTGATCTATGATTATTGCTTGCTTTTGATATGGTTCCTAAGATAAGTGGACAACGTACACAATGATTCAAGTTAAATTCTTTTTAAACATAGATGTAGATATAAGATTGTGTTATTCTCTAAAATTATATGGCGGGAACTTTATATATTTAAGCACCTGATTTTTTTACCCATGAGTGTTCAACTGCTTTTTTTTCCAACCACACACCTAGCTTGCTTCATGAAGTTGTGTTAAATGGGCTACAACTCACAATTTTTTAAATGAGGCTTAAAATATCTAGAATACGTTTTAGAACAATATTGAGAAAAAGTTGATGCACCGCTCAAACACCCCATGAGATGTCCATTTTCCTATTAAATATAGATGAGAAAAGTTTATTCTATATCCTAACTAATCCTAGCTAGTGTGATCATACAAAAACATCACACAATTGttcaattttgaatttcatCTACGGATTTCCATATTTATCTGATATACACGTAAtagtttataaaaaataattatgaTCAACGCGCCGGTGTGCATGGTTGAATTGCATCCGAAGGAAAGGAAACGCTGCTCATTTCCTCAACGACTGGCAGGGTGGTAGtaccccttcctccccctcccccccctcGTCCTTCCCTTTGCCAGATTCAGATCCATGCTGCCCGCCTCCCCACTCCTGTAAgctccgcgcctcctcctcccctcctcacTCCTCCCGTCCTCCGAATCCAGCGCGGCCACCGCTCGCGGGAACCCCtcgtgccgcccgccgctcccccgccccggcgccgccggctcggGCGCCctcccccgcgcgcgccgccccgacAGCAGCCGCGGCCATGGCGCAGCCGCTCGTCGTGAAGAAGGACGACGACCTCGACGAGGAaggtgcgcgcgcgcgccccggcgcctctcgcctctctctctcctccccccctTCGCTGTGCGCCCGTGCGCGCGTTCGGCTTTGTGTGTGTGTGCCCGTGCGCGCGCGTGCTCGCTCAGATCTGCGCTCACCGGGCCATAGATCTGGCGCGATCCGGCCCGGGCGGATCGCCGCGCCCTTCACCATTGCGGTTGGCTGACTGATTGCTTGCTTGGTTCGCTGCTGCAGAGTACTACTCGCCGTTCCTTGGCATCGAGAAGGGCGCCGTGCTGCAGGAGGCCCGCGTCTTCCACGACCCGCAGCTCGACGCGCGGCGATGCTGCCAGGTGCCCGTCTACCCAATCGCATTTCAATTCCCTCCCACGGGATCTCGCGATACTGCGAATGCATCCGCAGGCCCATGTTAATGTCGTGTGGTTTCTGATGCTTTCTGCCCGTATCTGTAGGTCATTACCAAGCTTCTATACCTGCTCAACCAGGGCGACACCTTTACCAAGGTACAGTGGCACGTGGCTTATCTTCTCGTGATCGTAGTTTGTCTTGGTTTGTGGATTCGAATTGCTGGGCCTAGATGTTTACATTGCTCATGTACATGGATAAGTAATCTGGAGCTACGTGTATTCGTCATATATATTTAAAATTCGTGTGAGGTTTTGACATCCCTAGTCATCCGTAAAGAAGTTGGTACTTGGAAAATTAGGTATGGCACATTTGTACCCTGAGTAACATTAGGTGAGGGGTTAGTTGCTATCTTGATGTGCAGAGTACACATTAAGTTGTGTATGTTCCAAACACTCAAAAGTACAAAGGAGATCTTAGAGTACATAAAATCACATTTGTGGAGGTAGTGCCATTTTGAATTTCCTCAGTACATTAGCGTGGCCATTGTGCCCTAGTCCTGAACATGTGTTCTAGGTACATGAGTGTGGAAAATTTTTGTAGGTGGAGGCCACGGAGGTCTTCTTTGCAACAACCAAGCTGTTCCAGTCCAAGGATGCTGGGCTTAGGAGGATGGTGTAcctcatgatcaaggaactctCGCCTTCAGCTGATGAGGTTGGTAATTGTTACTTTGTGATACTATGCATTTTATGGAATGTGGGAGTGACTTCATTTGTGATTTATTGGGTGTAGGTTATCATAGTCACCAGCTCTTTGATGAAGGACATGAATAGCAAAACTGACATGTACCGTGCAAACGCTATTAGAGTACTCTGTCGTATTATCGACTCAACTCTACTCACCCAAATCGAGAGGTATTTGAAGCAAGCCATTGTTGATAAGAATCCTGTTGTGGCCAGTGCGGCCCTTGTTAGTGGCATCTACTTGCTTCAGGTATGTCCCGCAGTTATATTTGTGCTCTTATTGGGTATCTTGTTATTGGCAGCTTTAGATCCTTATGATTATGTTTTCTGCATGTTTTTATTATTGGCAGACAAGTCCGGAAGTCGTGAAAAGATGGAGCAATGAAGTTCAGGAGGCTGTGCAGTCAAGAGCTGCTCTTGTGCAGTTTCATGCCCTTGCTCTTCTTCACCAAGTGAGTTCAGCATTTGATGCTTCTCTTAAGTTGGATTGGCATCTCCATAATATCTTCAAATAGTCAAATGTAGGCGAAAAATTAACTATTCAGCCCTGGTTTATTTGCTACTTTATGGGCAATAACAAGGAGCATTGTGTTATGCACAAATTGTTATCAAGCTACAAATAAGTTATAACATCATCTATCTGGCATTTCAGATTAGACAAAATGACCGATTGGCTGTCAGCAAGCTCGTCACTAGTTTGACCAGGGGTTCGGTTCGCTCACCTTTGGCCCAATGCCTGCTTATTCGCTACACTAGCCAGGTATGTGTTCTAATTCTTCAAGATTTATAACAGATAGACCATAGATATCTGAAATGTGGCGTCCACAGGTGATTAGAGAGTCTGGCACGAACCAAAGTGGAGATCGCCCTTTCTTTGATTTCCTCGAGTCCTGTCTCCGGAACAAAGCAGAAATGGTCATACTTGAGGCTGCAAGAGCGATAACTGAACTGAATGGTGTCACAAGCCGCGAGCTTACACCTGCAATTACTGTGCTGCAGCTGTTCTTAAGTTCATCCAAACCTGTTCTCAGATTCGCAGCTGTTCGCACACTTAATAAGGTTTGTCTGCTTATTTTGATATATTAACTATTCTTGATATTATGCTCATCTCATTTAAGTTTATTGTTTAGTAAGGTGCCAATACGGAATCTATGGCTTTCAAAAGTCTGGGTTTCCTTTTCGTCTCAGAAATACAATAATACAGCAATATTGTTCCTACCTGTTCTGTATTAATACTTATTTTGGCTTGAGATGGACTTTGCCTTTTCATGAATGGACTGCTTAAAAAGGGTCTAAAGCTTGAATGTCTGAAGTTAATAATCTTGGATAATTTGTTTCCTACAACATTCAGTTTGTGCTTGCTTTAAATTTTCCCAGTAGCCATATAATATAGCTGGATTGGACTGTCAATCTATCAACTCCTTTCAATCAAGTTACAAATGCTTTGTGCCTCAACAACTAGTTCATCGAATTCTTGGTTCAATGATTGTTTATACATAGTGCTCCACAATAGTTGATCCTTGGGTAGGACAAAGACATATTTTTTGGTTACTAGACTGATTTGGTGTCATTTGTTTGAAGCAAGATTTCTATTTCAGAATGACACTTTTTTATAATGACTCCACGGACACATTTTTTATGGCAAGTTCTGAATCTGCTATTTTTCTTCCTACTAGTACCATAGATGGCAGcttaaagaaaaaagaagaaagaaagcaatttattccttttttgtttgtttggtgaCCATATATGTTTCCATAATTTTGTTAGAACTAGGATATCTTTTCCTGTGTGACTGGTCTATCATGGGAAATTTATGCCCCCTTATGGAAATCTGTTTGTGTTCCACATATGGCTGTTGGCATTAACATTCTTATCGATAGTATGAGATTGTTCTTGTAGAATTTTTGTCAGAATCTTATTGCATTATTTTTACTGAATGCTCATGTACATAATTGTACAGGTTGCATCAACTCATCCTTTGGCTGTCACGAACTGTAACATAGATATGGAGAGCTTAATCTCTGATCAGAACAGGAGTATTGCAACCCTTGCGATCACAACACTGTTGAAGACAGGCAATGAGTCAAGTGTTGATCGTTTAATGAAACAGATGACCAACTTTATGTCAGATATAGCTGATGAATTCAAGATCGTTGTTGTCGAAGCAATAAGATCCCTGTGTTTGAAGTTCCCTCTGAAATATCGCTCGCTGTATGTATAGTAGCACAGCTTCTTGTACTGCTCTTGTTAAAATATCCTAAACTAGCCTTTTCACCTGAGCTATAACTTCCATATATGTTGTCCAGGATGAACTTCTTGAGTAATATTCTACGAGAAGAGGGTGGATTTGAGTACAAGAAAGCCATAGTTGATTCAATTATCATACTCATTAGAGATATTCCTGATGCAAAGGAAAGTGGTTTATTTCACTTATGTGAATTCATAGAAGACTGTGAATTCACCTATTTGTCCACTCAGGTAATCATTGTGTAGGCATGAAATCTGGAAAATAGCAGTAAGATATTGACTTAATTTCCTTGTCTAAATATGTGCCTTCTGCTGTGTAGAGATTTTTTTTGCTCCTGTATTTATAATGGGCTGACCAAATTGAAAACTTCAACTGAACACATTTTGTGTTTTCCTATAACACTGACATTGATGATTATGGACTGCTAAAATATTTGTTCATAAACTACTTAAGGCCATCTGCGTAAATTTCTGTATATTTttatattgtgcttgtagatagtTGTTTCCCCTTCAAAGTGGGTGTAGATATGATGTACTAGCATACCCTGAGCTACATTACATTTTTGTGTTATAATCAAattgcttttctttttaatcttgTGACAGATTCTTCACTTTTTGGGAAATGAAGGC from Setaria italica strain Yugu1 chromosome II, Setaria_italica_v2.0, whole genome shotgun sequence encodes the following:
- the LOC101780598 gene encoding coatomer subunit gamma-2, translating into MAQPLVVKKDDDLDEEEYYSPFLGIEKGAVLQEARVFHDPQLDARRCCQVITKLLYLLNQGDTFTKVEATEVFFATTKLFQSKDAGLRRMVYLMIKELSPSADEVIIVTSSLMKDMNSKTDMYRANAIRVLCRIIDSTLLTQIERYLKQAIVDKNPVVASAALVSGIYLLQTSPEVVKRWSNEVQEAVQSRAALVQFHALALLHQIRQNDRLAVSKLVTSLTRGSVRSPLAQCLLIRYTSQVIRESGTNQSGDRPFFDFLESCLRNKAEMVILEAARAITELNGVTSRELTPAITVLQLFLSSSKPVLRFAAVRTLNKVASTHPLAVTNCNIDMESLISDQNRSIATLAITTLLKTGNESSVDRLMKQMTNFMSDIADEFKIVVVEAIRSLCLKFPLKYRSLMNFLSNILREEGGFEYKKAIVDSIIILIRDIPDAKESGLFHLCEFIEDCEFTYLSTQILHFLGNEGPKTSDPSKYIRYIYNRVILENATVRAGAVSTLAKFGALVDSLKPRIFVLLRRCLFDGDDEVRDRATLYLKLLGGEATVGETEKDVNEFLFGSLDVPLVNLETSLRNYEPSDVPFDISSVPKETKSQPLAEKKSTGKKPTGPASALSGPVSTVDASYEKLLSSIPEFADFGKLFKSSAPVELTEAETEYSVNVVKHIYDGHIVLQYNCTNTIPEQLLEQVIVFVDASEADEFLEVTSKPLESLPYDSPGQTFVAFEKPEGVIATGKFSNILKFIVKEVDPSTGEAEDDGVEDEYQLEDLEIVSADYMLKVGVSNFRNAWESMDPESERVDEYGLGVREGLAEAVSAVISILGMQPCEGTDVVPSNSRSHTCLLSGVFIGNVKVLVRLSFGITSSKEVAMKLAVRSDDPEISDKIHEIVANG